Below is a genomic region from Rhabdothermincola sediminis.
TGGTGGTCAGGGAGGAGAGCGAGGGGATCCGTCGCTATTGCCACATCGGGACCGGCAACTACAACCCGCGCACCGCCCGCCTCTACGAGGACCTGGGCCTGCTGACCTGCGATCCCGACATCGGCTCCGACCTGACGCAGTTGTTCAACCTGTTGACCGGCTATGCCCGGGAACCCGAGTTCAAGAAGCTCCTGGTGGCCCCGAGTGACCTGCGGGGTGCGATCCGCTCCCTCATCGAGCGCGAGGAGCGCGCCGGCGTGGCGGGGCGGATCACCATGAAGATGAACAGCCTGGTCGACGCCGAGATGATCGATGCGCTCTATGCCGCTTCGCGAGCTGGTGTCCGCATCGATCTGCTGGTACGAGGCATCTGCAGCCTTCGACCAGGGGTGCCGGGGTTGTCGGACACGATCCGAGTCCGCTCGATCGTGGGCCGCTACCTCGAGCACTCGCGCATCTTCCGCTTCGAGCATGGCGGGTCTTCTCTGGGTGACGCCGGCGATGCGCCCGCTTACTACATCGGCTCCGCCGACCTCATGCCACGCAACCTGGACCGGCGGGTGGAGGCCCTCGTTCCGGTCGAGGCCCCGGCGTTGCGGGCCCAGCTCGACGAGATCCTCGCGGTATCTTTCGCTGACGACACGCTCGCCTGGGAGCTGTGCCCCGACGGGACGTGGCGACACGTGGAGGGCGCCGGTCAGGTCGAGACGCACCGCCGCTTGCAGGAGCTGGCACTGGCGCGACGGACGGCATGACCGATATGGGTCGAATCGGGCCGGTGGGTGGTGATCGGCAGGTGGACGTCGCGGCTCGTGCGAGTGCAGGCGAGGACGGTACCTACGAGGTCGAGGCTGCGGGAGGTGTGGTCTGCCGCCTCCACGGCGGCGGGTGGCAGGTGGCACTCGTCCATCGCCCCAAGTACGACGACTGGACCTTCCCCAAGGGCAAGCTCGAGCCCGGCGAGCTGGCGGAGCAAGCTGCCCTACGAGAGGTCGAGGAGGAGACCGGCTTGGTGTGCCGGCTCGGTGAGGAGCTGCTCCCGGTCAGCTACCTCGACCAGCAGCGGCGTCGCAAGCGGGTGCGTTACTGGGTCATGACCGTGGAGGGAGGGGCATTCGAACCCAACACCGAGGTCGACGAGCTGCGATGGCTGGACCTCGAGACGGCGCACGACCAGCTCACCTACCCCCATGACCGGGCCGTCCTGGAGTCGTTCACCTGCTCGTAACCCATCGTTCGGCTCTCACTCATCTCGGGAGGTCGATCGCGTTACCTGGTGTCCGTACGATCCGGATCAGAGCGAGGCACGGATGGCCCCGTGAAGGCGATCCTGTGCGCATCCGTTCCGAACCCACCAAGGAGAAGCTGCGTGCGATCGAACAGACGACCCGGGTCGGCGATCTCGATCAAGGACAAGGAGGGCAGCTTCATCGGCCCGACGCCCGCGACGATCGCCGACGGCACCTACCCCCTTTCCCGCTCGCTGTATGTCTACGTGAACAAGAGTAAGGCGGATACCAACGCTGCGGTCGCGGACTACATCGACTTCCACCTCTCCGACGACGGCCTGAAGGCGGTCGAGGAGGCGGGCCACATCTCGTTGCCGGTGGAGCAGATCTGACGGTGAGGGCGAAGAAGCCCAGTACCACGCTGGGGATCCAGGCGAGGATCTCGAGCGAGGGCTTCAGCAACCGCCGCACCCTGGGGCGAGCGTACGTGGCAGGGGAGGGCCTCGCCTTCCAGAGCCTGTTCTTCATCGGCCCCCTGCTGTTCTTCACCACCCTGCTGCTTAACCTGGTAGCCGACCGGTTCGTCCGGAAGGTCCGTCATGCATACTGAGGTTCGTGCCATGGCGCTCGTGACCACCATCGGGCGGGGAGGCCAGGCAGCGGCCGCCTCGGTTCGCGCCGAGCTGACCGGACGGCGCACCGACGTGTCGGGCGTGGTGTTCAGGGCTGCCCTGCTGAGCGGGATCGCGCTCTCGGTGGGCGTCCTGGTGGTGCTGCTGACCAGCCAGGTGGTCGCGGGGTGGCCCGTGCTGTCCGGTCGGCTGAGTGACTTCCTCACGGCGACGACGAACTCCAACCCGGATCGTGCGGGGATCGCCCAAGCGTTGAAGGGCTCGTTCTGGATCGGCTTGATCGTGGTGGCGGTCGCGTTCCCCATCGGCATCGGCACGGCCGTGTACCTCGAGGAGTACGCCGTCCACAACCGGATGACCTGGGTTCCGGGCAGACACCGCGGCGGCGATCGTGGTCATGCTGGTGATCGTGCTTCTCGCTAACGCGGGTGCCATCGTGTTGCGCAACCGGTACCGCTCGCATCGAGGACCCCATGCAAGAGATGA
It encodes:
- a CDS encoding NUDIX hydrolase, whose protein sequence is MGGDRQVDVAARASAGEDGTYEVEAAGGVVCRLHGGGWQVALVHRPKYDDWTFPKGKLEPGELAEQAALREVEEETGLVCRLGEELLPVSYLDQQRRRKRVRYWVMTVEGGAFEPNTEVDELRWLDLETAHDQLTYPHDRAVLESFTCS
- a CDS encoding PstS family phosphate ABC transporter substrate-binding protein encodes the protein MRSNRRPGSAISIKDKEGSFIGPTPATIADGTYPLSRSLYVYVNKSKADTNAAVADYIDFHLSDDGLKAVEEAGHISLPVEQI